In a genomic window of Zingiber officinale cultivar Zhangliang chromosome 9B, Zo_v1.1, whole genome shotgun sequence:
- the LOC122022991 gene encoding uncharacterized protein LOC122022991, which yields MHHILCRIPRGRFDSAGLPPSSSVLLQRRVRGSRRRRKQGNGDRSPSAAPGDGSDGRLHLPRVCSRDLLLRRRHSLLRRLHLQRHGALLLDPMPPASSSVRFLSVPPSYSSDRSWSRVDQYTRKSDA from the exons ATGCATCATATATTAT GTCGCATCCCACGTGGCCGCTTCGACTCAGCTGGACTCCCTCCATCAAGCTCCGTGCTTCTCCAGCGGCGAGTGAGAGGAAGCAGAAGGAGGAGGAAACAAGGAAATGGCGATCGTTCTCCGTCTGCTGCTCCTGGCGATGGATCTGACGGTCGCCTGCATCTCCCTCGCGTTTGCTCTCGTGATCTTCTCCTTCGTCGCCGCCATTCTCTGCTCCGCCGCCTTCATCTACAACGCCATGGCGCTCTCCTTTTAGACCCGATGCCGCCTGCCTCGTCCTCAGTCCGTTTCCTTTCAGTGCCTCCGTCTTATTCGAGCGATAG ATCATGGAGCAGAGTTGATCAATACACTCGGAAATCCGATGCTTGA